A genomic region of Mesobacillus jeotgali contains the following coding sequences:
- a CDS encoding GntR family transcriptional regulator — MSIKSDNRHLYLQVIDHLKQDIQKGIYKEREKLPSEFDLAKQLGVSRATLREALRILEEENVIVRRHGVGTFVNAKPLFESGIEQLNSVTGMIEQAGMKPGTIFLNSTTTGPTEEDIRRFSCSLDDEITLVERVRTANGEPVVYCLDKIPASILPEDYSFEDESLLHLLEVKSNRKVTYAVAQIEPIGYHEKISPILECEPETALLVLKQMHFDDNDVPILYSVNYFKADKFSFHVLRRRI, encoded by the coding sequence ATGTCGATCAAGTCAGATAACCGGCACCTGTATTTACAAGTAATCGATCACCTGAAGCAAGATATTCAAAAAGGTATATATAAAGAAAGAGAGAAATTACCTTCAGAATTCGATCTTGCCAAACAACTTGGAGTTAGCAGAGCGACTCTCCGCGAAGCATTGCGAATCCTTGAAGAAGAAAACGTCATTGTTCGCAGGCATGGTGTAGGAACCTTTGTCAACGCCAAACCATTGTTTGAGTCAGGCATTGAACAGCTTAACAGCGTGACGGGCATGATTGAGCAGGCAGGGATGAAGCCTGGTACAATCTTCTTAAACTCAACGACTACTGGGCCAACCGAAGAAGATATTCGTCGTTTTTCATGCTCGCTTGATGATGAAATCACACTCGTCGAAAGGGTCAGAACTGCAAACGGTGAACCTGTTGTCTATTGTCTGGACAAGATTCCCGCAAGCATCCTGCCGGAAGATTACTCTTTTGAGGATGAATCATTACTTCATCTTCTTGAGGTCAAATCGAACCGGAAGGTGACATATGCAGTGGCCCAAATAGAGCCAATCGGCTACCATGAGAAGATTTCACCCATCCTTGAATGCGAGCCGGAAACAGCACTGCTTGTATTGAAGCAGATGCATTTCGACGATAACGATGTTCCAATTCTTTATTCGGTCAATTACTTTAAAGCCGACAAGTTCAGTTTTCATGTCCTTAGAAGAAGAATTTAA
- a CDS encoding BMP family lipoprotein yields the protein MKKRKFGLVMSLLLAAGTMLAGCGSDEGDSSKGKESDLRVGMVTDAGTIDDKSFNQGTWEGILKAEEDLGVKTKYLKPAGTTEAEYLKEIGNLYDAEYKFIITPGFKFETAVFQAQDKYEDAKFVIIDGNPHNGDYNPVVKDNTVAVFFAEHESGFLAGVAAAVELKEGEAGFIGGMEIPAVQKFNWGFQQGLKYANENLDTNVTMKAENVVYQGSFDNAAAGGQIAAQFYDRGVDVIFTAAGGVGVGAINEAKNRAKAGDNVWIVGVDVDQFEDGKYDGDKSVILTSAMKKLDQVAFDMVQAEIDGEFPGGKKLTFDAKNDGIGLPEKNPNLSEETTGKVKEVYEKIKSEEIKVSAEQGDLFK from the coding sequence TTGAAAAAGCGTAAATTTGGTTTGGTAATGTCATTGCTTTTAGCGGCAGGTACAATGTTGGCAGGTTGCGGAAGTGACGAAGGCGACAGTTCTAAGGGCAAGGAGTCAGACTTAAGAGTTGGTATGGTTACTGACGCAGGTACGATTGATGACAAATCTTTCAACCAGGGCACTTGGGAAGGAATCCTGAAGGCTGAGGAAGATCTTGGCGTTAAGACAAAGTATCTTAAGCCAGCTGGAACAACTGAAGCTGAATATCTAAAAGAAATCGGCAACTTATATGATGCAGAATATAAGTTTATCATTACACCGGGCTTTAAATTCGAAACAGCAGTTTTCCAAGCCCAAGATAAATATGAAGATGCTAAATTCGTCATCATTGACGGAAACCCACACAATGGCGACTATAATCCAGTCGTGAAAGACAACACTGTTGCAGTATTCTTTGCTGAGCATGAGTCTGGTTTCCTAGCTGGTGTAGCTGCAGCGGTTGAATTGAAGGAAGGCGAAGCTGGCTTCATCGGTGGTATGGAAATTCCTGCAGTACAAAAGTTCAACTGGGGCTTCCAGCAAGGACTTAAGTATGCAAACGAAAACCTTGACACTAATGTAACAATGAAGGCTGAGAACGTTGTATATCAAGGTTCATTCGACAACGCGGCTGCTGGTGGACAAATCGCAGCTCAATTCTATGACCGTGGCGTAGATGTCATCTTCACTGCTGCAGGTGGTGTTGGTGTTGGAGCGATCAACGAAGCTAAGAATCGTGCGAAGGCTGGAGATAACGTCTGGATCGTTGGAGTTGACGTTGACCAGTTTGAAGATGGTAAGTACGATGGCGACAAGTCAGTTATCCTGACTTCAGCAATGAAGAAGCTTGACCAGGTTGCTTTCGACATGGTCCAAGCTGAGATTGATGGCGAATTCCCAGGCGGAAAAAAATTGACTTTCGATGCTAAGAATGATGGAATTGGTCTTCCTGAGAAAAACCCTAACCTAAGCGAAGAAACTACGGGCAAGGTAAAGGAAGTTTACGAAAAGATCAAATCTGAAGAAATCAAGGTCTCTGCTGAACAAGGAGATTTATTCAAGTAA
- a CDS encoding ABC transporter ATP-binding protein, which yields MSYVVEMLNIRKEFPGIVANDNITLTLKKGEIHALLGENGAGKSTLMGVLFGMYQPERGLIKVNGKEVKITNPNVANRLGIGMVHQHFKLVENFTVTENIILGSEPLRGMVLDIDKAAKRIEELSKHYGLNVDPHAKIEDISVGMQQRVEILKMLYREAEVLILDEPTAVLTPAEIDELMKIMRNLINEGKSIIIITHKLKEIKAVADRCTVIRRGKGIGTVNVAEASEASLAEMMVGRHVSFKVDKKESTPGEVVLKIDSLSVKNNRKVMGLKDFSLEVRAGEIVGIAGVEGNGQTELVEAITGLRKAESGTILISGEEITNLPIRQRNEKGISHIPEDRQKRGLVLDYSLVSNMVLQIYNKQPFSKRGLLNFPAMKAYAQNIIENFDVRSGEGASSIARTLSGGNQQKAIIGRELELDPKLLIAVQPTRGLDVGSIEYIHRRIIEHRDKGNAVLLISLELDEVLQLSDRIAIVNNGELVGEVIAAETNENEVGLMMAGVAKERSI from the coding sequence ATGAGTTATGTAGTTGAGATGTTGAATATTCGGAAAGAGTTTCCGGGTATCGTAGCCAACGATAATATTACCCTTACACTAAAAAAAGGGGAAATACATGCACTACTAGGTGAAAACGGTGCAGGAAAGTCAACCCTGATGGGTGTTCTGTTCGGCATGTATCAGCCAGAACGAGGCTTAATAAAAGTAAATGGCAAAGAAGTGAAGATTACTAATCCTAATGTTGCAAACCGTTTGGGAATTGGGATGGTTCACCAGCATTTTAAGCTTGTTGAAAATTTCACTGTAACAGAAAACATCATATTGGGCAGTGAGCCGCTTAGGGGCATGGTACTCGATATTGATAAAGCCGCAAAAAGAATTGAAGAATTATCAAAGCATTACGGTTTGAATGTAGATCCTCATGCGAAAATCGAAGATATTTCAGTAGGTATGCAGCAAAGGGTAGAAATTTTGAAGATGCTTTATCGCGAAGCAGAAGTACTGATTCTGGATGAGCCAACAGCTGTTCTTACACCAGCAGAAATCGATGAATTGATGAAAATCATGCGTAATCTTATTAATGAAGGTAAGTCTATTATTATTATCACTCATAAATTGAAGGAAATTAAGGCAGTTGCTGACCGCTGTACAGTAATTCGCCGCGGAAAAGGAATTGGAACTGTCAATGTAGCAGAAGCCAGTGAGGCTAGTCTTGCTGAAATGATGGTCGGACGTCATGTCTCTTTCAAAGTGGATAAGAAAGAAAGTACTCCTGGTGAAGTGGTACTTAAAATAGATTCTTTATCAGTCAAAAATAATAGAAAAGTTATGGGATTGAAGGATTTTTCATTGGAAGTCCGAGCTGGAGAAATAGTCGGTATTGCTGGTGTTGAAGGCAATGGACAGACAGAGCTTGTTGAGGCAATCACTGGCTTGAGGAAAGCTGAGTCTGGGACGATTTTAATCAGTGGTGAAGAAATCACAAACCTTCCAATCCGTCAACGGAATGAAAAAGGAATTAGCCATATTCCTGAAGACAGGCAAAAGCGCGGTCTTGTTTTGGATTATTCACTTGTATCAAACATGGTACTTCAAATTTATAACAAGCAGCCTTTCTCTAAGCGAGGACTATTAAATTTCCCTGCTATGAAAGCGTATGCTCAAAATATCATCGAAAACTTCGATGTGCGTTCAGGTGAAGGTGCTTCTTCGATTGCCAGGACTCTTTCTGGTGGAAATCAACAGAAAGCTATCATCGGCCGAGAGCTTGAGCTCGATCCAAAGCTCTTGATTGCTGTCCAGCCGACTCGTGGTTTGGATGTTGGTTCCATTGAATACATCCATAGAAGGATTATTGAGCATCGCGACAAAGGGAATGCAGTACTGCTTATTTCATTGGAACTTGACGAGGTTCTGCAGCTTTCAGACCGCATCGCCATCGTAAATAATGGTGAGCTTGTAGGCGAGGTAATCGCTGCGGAAACAAATGAAAATGAAGTTGGTCTTATGATGGCAGGCGTGGCTAAGGAGAGAAGCATATGA
- a CDS encoding ABC transporter permease, producing the protein MRNTIVSLISIILGLVAGGILMLFIGSNPIEGYSYLLQGALKNLERIGNTLATATPLIFTGLSVAFAFRTGLFNIGASGQMLVGGLAATAVALTFDLSRPILLLVMILAGLVAGALWAFVPGLLKAKFNVHEVVSTIMMNWIAYWTIYYVVPGYFKGEFLETESKKLAESDTLRTPFLTEMFDGSYINLGLFLAVIAVIIIAFIIDKTTLGFELKAVGFNRFAAEYAGMKVNRNIILSMLISGALAGVGGVALYTGNASSIQIGILPAQGYDGIAVALLGANHPVGVFFAAVLFGILYSGTGFMNAMTEIPPELANTIIAIIIYFAATSVMIERLLNKFKARKSNKEDKSGPVVEKGDS; encoded by the coding sequence ATGAGAAATACCATCGTATCATTAATATCTATTATTTTAGGTCTGGTGGCCGGTGGCATTTTGATGCTGTTCATCGGCAGCAATCCAATTGAAGGCTATTCCTATTTGCTTCAAGGAGCTTTGAAAAACCTAGAGCGTATCGGTAATACTTTAGCAACAGCTACTCCGCTTATATTCACTGGTTTGTCTGTCGCTTTTGCTTTCCGTACAGGTCTTTTTAACATCGGGGCATCAGGACAAATGCTGGTTGGTGGCCTTGCTGCGACAGCAGTTGCCTTGACTTTTGATTTATCCCGGCCAATCCTGCTTTTGGTAATGATCCTTGCAGGCCTGGTAGCAGGTGCATTATGGGCTTTCGTTCCTGGTTTACTGAAGGCGAAGTTCAATGTTCATGAGGTAGTTTCGACAATCATGATGAACTGGATCGCCTACTGGACGATTTACTATGTTGTACCAGGTTATTTCAAGGGTGAATTCCTTGAGACTGAATCAAAAAAATTAGCAGAATCAGATACTTTGAGAACTCCATTCCTTACAGAGATGTTTGATGGATCCTATATTAACTTAGGTCTGTTTCTTGCTGTCATTGCAGTAATCATTATTGCCTTCATCATCGACAAGACAACCTTGGGATTCGAGTTGAAGGCAGTAGGGTTTAACAGATTCGCTGCAGAATATGCGGGTATGAAAGTTAATCGAAACATCATATTGTCCATGTTGATTTCAGGTGCACTTGCTGGAGTCGGCGGGGTAGCTTTGTACACAGGAAATGCTTCAAGCATTCAAATTGGTATTCTGCCTGCACAGGGTTACGATGGCATCGCGGTCGCTCTTCTCGGTGCAAATCATCCTGTAGGTGTATTCTTCGCAGCAGTGCTGTTCGGGATTCTATACTCAGGTACTGGGTTCATGAATGCTATGACTGAAATCCCACCTGAATTGGCAAATACCATTATCGCGATCATCATTTATTTTGCTGCAACAAGTGTAATGATTGAACGTCTGTTGAATAAATTCAAGGCGAGAAAATCAAACAAAGAAGATAAAAGTGGTCCTGTAGTCGAGAAGGGAGATTCATAA
- a CDS encoding ABC transporter permease has protein sequence MWSIIEQIFPYAIIFTIPLLITALGGLFSERSGIVNIALEGLMVIGAFSGALSIHYLSGVLDNHTLVLWLGLLAAVLAGILFSILHAFASINLNANQIISGTAINMIATALTVFLARNITGSGNIRISSGFSPSNVPFLSDIPVIGDLFFTKTYPTTWFVLAILFVSSFILYKTRFGLRLRSCGEFPQAAEAAGINVRKVRYSGVLISGAFAGLGGALIIVTQSGEFTGTVAGLGFLALASLIFGQWKPLGVLAATLFFGFASTIANVSQVIPELAVIPPILLKIFPYVVTLIALVIFSKSSQAPKAVGETFDSGKR, from the coding sequence ATGTGGTCAATAATAGAACAAATTTTTCCTTACGCGATTATCTTTACAATTCCTCTTCTTATTACAGCACTAGGCGGACTTTTTAGTGAAAGAAGCGGTATTGTTAATATTGCCCTTGAGGGATTAATGGTCATTGGAGCCTTCTCTGGCGCTCTATCCATCCATTATCTGAGCGGCGTATTGGACAACCACACATTGGTACTCTGGCTTGGATTGCTGGCTGCTGTACTTGCTGGTATACTTTTCTCCATCTTGCATGCGTTTGCGAGCATTAATCTGAATGCAAACCAAATCATCAGTGGTACGGCAATCAATATGATTGCGACCGCCCTGACAGTGTTCCTTGCACGCAATATCACTGGAAGTGGAAACATAAGGATCTCTAGTGGTTTTTCACCATCAAATGTTCCTTTTCTATCTGATATTCCAGTGATTGGAGATTTGTTTTTCACAAAAACATACCCTACAACATGGTTTGTATTAGCTATTCTTTTTGTAAGTTCATTCATTTTATATAAAACAAGGTTTGGACTTCGTTTAAGATCATGTGGTGAATTCCCGCAGGCTGCAGAAGCAGCAGGAATCAATGTCAGGAAAGTCCGTTACAGCGGGGTACTGATCTCTGGTGCTTTCGCCGGATTGGGCGGAGCCTTGATTATTGTCACGCAGTCAGGTGAGTTCACAGGGACCGTTGCAGGTCTGGGCTTCCTTGCATTGGCTTCCCTGATTTTCGGTCAGTGGAAACCGCTAGGCGTGCTGGCAGCGACATTATTCTTTGGATTTGCCAGTACGATTGCAAACGTCTCTCAAGTAATTCCTGAGCTCGCTGTTATTCCACCAATCTTGTTGAAGATTTTCCCATATGTAGTGACGCTAATCGCACTTGTTATATTCTCCAAGTCATCACAAGCACCAAAGGCTGTTGGAGAAACATTTGACAGTGGAAAACGCTAA
- a CDS encoding GGDEF domain-containing protein, translating to MKLSLYMDDRETEKIFSYLRWIFLLVGIMVFYFPPLADRLNFTKETFPLLLAIGFIYMAVTQVALNKMPAGNEYFNLLTKAGIVFDYIALMWLLALTNGVLSPLFPIAYLVVMHATIYWRTKGAILSSISLTAGYSTIFAVQAQFDFNTTFAFILNLVFIWIIGVFGSLIVIRERKHLKQKEIFHELMFTDYLTGLYNHRHFQEQLRIMTSARQNFLLVMGDIDHFKQINDQFGHLTGDEILKNLGGIFRDLADDYDAQAFRYGGEEFAFLLPAIEENRQICFFDDLYGRLSSEKFSKECISVTMSFGIAASKGGVLPDKLLGFTDQLLYSAKANGKNQVKFESGYTYYYSKAKEEIAASKQ from the coding sequence ATGAAACTATCATTATATATGGATGATCGTGAAACAGAAAAAATCTTTTCTTATTTACGCTGGATTTTCTTGTTGGTAGGGATTATGGTATTTTACTTCCCCCCTCTGGCTGACAGGCTTAATTTTACTAAAGAAACATTTCCCTTATTGTTGGCGATAGGATTTATATACATGGCCGTGACTCAGGTTGCTTTGAATAAAATGCCGGCGGGAAACGAGTATTTCAATTTGCTTACGAAAGCCGGAATCGTATTTGATTATATTGCATTGATGTGGCTTCTTGCTTTGACGAATGGAGTCTTGTCGCCGCTTTTTCCGATTGCTTATTTGGTTGTCATGCATGCGACCATTTACTGGAGAACGAAAGGGGCGATTTTATCCTCAATTTCGTTGACAGCAGGATACTCAACAATTTTTGCTGTACAGGCTCAATTCGATTTTAATACAACGTTTGCCTTTATTTTAAATCTCGTTTTCATCTGGATCATCGGTGTGTTCGGGTCGTTAATCGTCATTCGTGAAAGGAAGCATTTGAAACAGAAGGAAATTTTTCATGAACTGATGTTCACTGATTACTTAACAGGTTTATACAATCATCGGCATTTCCAGGAACAATTAAGGATCATGACGAGCGCACGGCAAAACTTCTTGCTCGTGATGGGAGATATCGATCACTTTAAGCAAATAAATGACCAGTTCGGGCATTTGACTGGAGATGAAATCTTAAAAAATTTAGGTGGAATTTTTCGGGACCTGGCTGATGATTACGATGCACAGGCCTTCCGTTATGGTGGAGAAGAGTTCGCTTTTCTACTGCCGGCAATCGAGGAAAACAGGCAAATTTGTTTTTTTGATGACCTATATGGAAGGTTATCATCTGAGAAATTCAGTAAAGAATGCATTAGTGTCACAATGAGCTTTGGGATTGCTGCTTCAAAAGGTGGAGTTTTGCCGGATAAACTGCTTGGATTCACAGACCAGCTTTTATACAGCGCAAAAGCTAACGGGAAAAATCAGGTGAAATTTGAATCAGGATATACATATTATTATTCGAAAGCTAAAGAAGAAATAGCCGCTTCAAAGCAATAA